A genomic stretch from Enterobacter dykesii includes:
- the ydgH gene encoding DUF1471 family protein YdgH — MKLKNTLLASALLSATALSANAATELTPEQAAALKPFDHTVIVGRYNSIGDAVAAASKAADKNGAASFYVVDQSDYGNSGNLRVTIALFKDNAPKADAPKNRVINGVVELPKDQAIELEPYDTVTVQGFYRSQPEVNDAITKAAKEKGAYSFFIVRQVDANQGGNQRITAFIYKKDAKKRVLQSPDAIPANSEAGRAAIAKGGEAAKKVEIPGVATTAAPSAEVGRFFETQSTKGGRYSVTLPDGTKIEELNNATAAQMVPFDSIKFTGNYGNMTEVSYQVAKRAAKKGAKYYHITRQWQERGNNVTISADLYK; from the coding sequence ATGAAGCTTAAGAACACACTCCTGGCGTCCGCACTTCTCTCCGCGACCGCCCTGTCTGCGAATGCCGCAACAGAGTTAACGCCGGAGCAAGCGGCAGCGTTAAAACCTTTTGACCATACGGTCATTGTGGGTCGTTATAATTCTATTGGCGACGCCGTCGCCGCTGCATCAAAAGCCGCTGATAAAAACGGGGCGGCCTCGTTTTATGTCGTTGACCAGTCCGATTACGGCAACAGCGGTAACCTGCGCGTGACCATCGCGCTGTTCAAAGACAATGCGCCCAAAGCTGACGCACCTAAGAACCGCGTCATCAACGGTGTTGTTGAACTGCCGAAAGATCAGGCGATTGAGCTGGAACCTTACGACACCGTCACCGTTCAGGGCTTCTATCGCAGCCAGCCTGAAGTGAACGATGCCATCACCAAAGCCGCGAAAGAGAAAGGGGCCTACTCCTTCTTCATCGTACGTCAGGTCGATGCTAACCAGGGTGGCAACCAGCGTATTACCGCGTTCATCTATAAAAAAGATGCGAAAAAACGTGTTCTGCAGAGCCCGGATGCCATCCCGGCGAATTCAGAAGCAGGCCGCGCGGCAATCGCAAAAGGCGGCGAAGCAGCGAAGAAAGTTGAAATTCCAGGCGTAGCAACGACGGCAGCCCCAAGCGCTGAAGTGGGTCGTTTCTTCGAAACGCAGTCCACGAAGGGTGGCCGTTACTCCGTTACGCTGCCTGACGGTACCAAAATTGAAGAGCTGAACAACGCCACTGCAGCGCAGATGGTGCCGTTCGACAGCATCAAGTTTACCGGCAACTACGGCAACATGACGGAAGTCTCTTACCAGGTTGCGAAGCGTGCGGCGAAGAAAGGGGCGAAGTACTACCACATCACCCGCCAGTGGCAGGAACGTGGTAACAACGTGACCATCAGCGCCGATCTGTACAAGTAA
- the pntA gene encoding Re/Si-specific NAD(P)(+) transhydrogenase subunit alpha: MRIGVPKERLANETRVAATPKTVEQLLKLGFTVAVESGAGKLASFDDEAFIQAGADVVDGADVWQSPVILKVNAPEESEIALLNPGTTLVSFIWPAQNPELMEKLAARGVTVMAMDSVPRISRAQSLDALSSMANIAGYRAIVEAAHEFGRFFTGQITAAGKVPPAKVMVIGAGVAGLAAIGAANSLGAIVRAFDTRPEVKEQVQSMGAEFLELDFKEEAGSGDGYAKVMSEAFIKAEMELFAAQAKDVDIIVTTALIPGKPAPKLITREMVDSMKPGSVIVDLAAQNGGNCEYTVPNQITTTANGVKVIGYTDLPGRLPTQSSQLYGTNLVNLLKLLCKEKDGNVTVDFDDVVVRGVTVVREGEITWPAPPIQVSAQPQAAPKAAPEPKEPAKPASPWRKYAIMALVIILFGWLADVAPKEFLGHFTVFALSCVVGYYVVWNVSHALHTPLMSVTNAISGIIVVGALLQIGHGGWISFLSFIAVLIASINIFGGFTVTQRMLKMFRKG; the protein is encoded by the coding sequence ATGCGTATTGGGGTACCAAAAGAACGGTTAGCCAATGAAACCCGCGTAGCGGCAACACCGAAAACGGTGGAGCAACTGCTTAAACTGGGTTTTACGGTCGCGGTTGAAAGCGGCGCGGGCAAACTGGCGAGTTTCGATGACGAGGCCTTTATCCAGGCCGGTGCGGACGTGGTCGACGGTGCTGACGTCTGGCAGTCGCCGGTGATTCTGAAGGTCAACGCACCGGAAGAGAGTGAGATTGCGCTGCTGAATCCGGGAACGACCCTGGTGAGCTTCATCTGGCCTGCGCAAAACCCGGAGCTGATGGAGAAGCTGGCGGCCCGTGGTGTGACCGTGATGGCGATGGACTCCGTGCCGCGCATTTCGCGCGCGCAGTCGCTGGATGCCTTAAGCTCCATGGCAAACATTGCCGGCTACCGCGCCATTGTTGAAGCGGCCCACGAATTTGGTCGCTTCTTTACCGGTCAAATCACCGCCGCGGGTAAAGTCCCTCCGGCGAAAGTAATGGTGATTGGCGCGGGCGTGGCGGGCCTTGCCGCAATCGGTGCGGCAAACAGTCTCGGCGCTATCGTACGCGCCTTTGACACCCGTCCTGAAGTAAAGGAACAGGTCCAGAGTATGGGCGCCGAATTCCTTGAGCTGGACTTCAAGGAAGAAGCAGGCAGCGGCGATGGTTACGCGAAGGTGATGTCCGAAGCCTTTATCAAAGCCGAAATGGAACTCTTCGCCGCCCAGGCGAAAGATGTCGACATTATTGTCACCACCGCGCTTATCCCGGGTAAACCGGCGCCGAAGCTGATTACCCGTGAGATGGTTGACTCCATGAAGCCGGGCAGCGTGATTGTCGACCTGGCCGCCCAAAACGGCGGTAACTGTGAATATACCGTACCGAATCAGATAACCACGACCGCTAACGGCGTGAAGGTGATCGGCTATACCGATCTGCCGGGCCGTCTGCCAACGCAGTCTTCTCAGCTCTACGGCACCAACCTCGTCAACCTGCTGAAGCTGCTTTGCAAAGAGAAGGACGGCAACGTCACCGTTGATTTCGACGATGTTGTTGTGCGCGGCGTCACCGTTGTCCGTGAAGGTGAAATTACCTGGCCTGCGCCGCCTATTCAGGTTTCTGCTCAGCCTCAGGCGGCACCGAAAGCGGCGCCTGAGCCAAAAGAACCCGCCAAACCGGCTTCTCCGTGGCGCAAATACGCGATTATGGCGCTGGTGATTATTCTGTTCGGCTGGCTGGCTGACGTCGCGCCAAAAGAGTTCCTCGGCCACTTTACCGTCTTCGCGCTCTCCTGCGTCGTGGGCTACTACGTGGTGTGGAACGTCTCTCATGCGCTGCATACGCCGCTGATGTCGGTAACCAACGCCATCTCCGGGATCATCGTGGTGGGGGCGTTACTGCAGATTGGTCACGGCGGCTGGATCAGCTTCCTGAGCTTTATCGCGGTGCTGATCGCCAGTATCAATATTTTCGGTGGTTTCACCGTGACTCAGCGCATGCTGAAAATGTTTCGTAAAGGCTAA
- the pntB gene encoding Re/Si-specific NAD(P)(+) transhydrogenase subunit beta, translating to MSGGLVTAAYIVAAILFIFSLAGLSKHETSQQGNNFGIAGMAIALIATIFGPDTGNVAWILVAMIIGGAIGIRLAKRVEMTEMPELVAILHSFVGLAAVLVGFNSYLYHEPGLEPILVNIHLTEVFLGIFIGAVTFTGSIVAFGKLRGKISSKPLMLPNRHKLNLAALVVSFVLLVVFVRTESVGLQVLALLVMTIIALAFGWHLVASIGGADMPVVVSMLNSYSGWAAAAAGFMLSNDLLIVTGALVGSSGAILSYIMCKAMNRSFISVIAGGFGTDGSSSSADEEVGEHREISAEDTADMLKNSHSVIITPGYGMAVAQAQYPVAEITEKLRARGIKVRFGIHPVAGRLPGHMNVLLAEAKVPYDIVLEMDEINDDFSDTDTVLVIGANDTVNPAAQDDPGSPIAGMPVLEVWKAQNVIVFKRSMNTGYAGVQNPLFFKENTHMLFGDAKASVDAILKAL from the coding sequence ATGTCTGGAGGATTAGTGACAGCCGCATACATTGTTGCTGCAATCCTGTTTATTTTCAGTCTGGCGGGGCTTTCCAAACACGAAACGTCTCAGCAGGGAAATAACTTTGGTATCGCCGGGATGGCGATTGCGCTGATTGCCACCATCTTCGGGCCGGATACCGGCAACGTGGCGTGGATCCTGGTGGCGATGATCATCGGCGGCGCGATTGGTATTCGCCTGGCAAAACGCGTTGAAATGACAGAGATGCCGGAGCTGGTTGCTATTCTGCACAGCTTCGTGGGTCTGGCGGCGGTGCTGGTGGGCTTCAATAGCTACCTGTACCACGAACCGGGCCTGGAACCGATTCTGGTGAACATCCACCTGACGGAAGTGTTCCTCGGTATCTTCATCGGTGCGGTGACCTTCACCGGCTCTATTGTGGCGTTCGGCAAGCTGCGCGGGAAGATCTCCTCTAAGCCGCTGATGCTGCCAAACCGTCATAAGCTGAACCTGGCGGCGCTGGTGGTGTCGTTTGTACTGCTGGTGGTCTTCGTGCGTACCGAAAGCGTGGGCCTGCAGGTGCTGGCGTTGCTGGTAATGACCATTATTGCACTGGCGTTTGGCTGGCACCTGGTGGCGTCCATCGGCGGTGCGGATATGCCGGTGGTTGTCTCGATGCTGAACTCCTACTCCGGTTGGGCGGCGGCGGCGGCAGGCTTTATGCTGAGCAACGACCTGCTGATCGTCACCGGTGCGCTGGTGGGTTCTTCCGGTGCGATCCTGTCTTACATCATGTGTAAGGCGATGAACCGCTCGTTCATCAGCGTTATCGCCGGTGGTTTCGGGACCGATGGCTCTTCTTCCAGTGCGGATGAAGAAGTGGGTGAGCACCGTGAAATTTCTGCGGAAGATACCGCAGACATGCTGAAAAACTCGCATTCCGTGATCATCACCCCGGGCTACGGCATGGCGGTGGCGCAGGCGCAGTATCCGGTTGCGGAAATCACCGAGAAGCTGCGCGCGCGGGGCATCAAGGTTCGCTTTGGTATTCACCCGGTGGCAGGGCGTCTGCCTGGCCACATGAACGTGCTGCTGGCGGAGGCGAAAGTGCCTTACGACATCGTGCTGGAGATGGACGAGATCAACGATGATTTCTCTGATACCGACACCGTGCTGGTCATTGGCGCTAACGATACCGTTAACCCTGCTGCACAGGACGATCCGGGTAGCCCAATCGCTGGTATGCCTGTTCTGGAAGTGTGGAAGGCGCAGAACGTAATCGTCTTCAAACGCTCCATGAATACCGGCTATGCCGGGGTTCAGAACCCGCTGTTCTTCAAAGAGAACACCCACATGCTGTTTGGCGACGCCAAAGCCAGCGTGGATGCGATTCTGAAAGCGCTGTAA